Proteins from one Cryptomeria japonica chromosome 4, Sugi_1.0, whole genome shotgun sequence genomic window:
- the LOC131039003 gene encoding uncharacterized protein LOC131039003 isoform X2: protein MDCLTFSMTKVHFSPSKTINYIPVSHLNLKSRSLNGHLQFMPAQLLRSRKVNTIYRAVKDSKEDPNSYSTFQGDALSVKSAGDEEAWIEDVEDIELSIENNGKNSRKISAKIEVQAPLDAVWNILTDYEKLADFIPGLALCQLLERRENYARLYQVGQQNLVFGLKFKAKGIIEVYENDLEIIPTGISRDIDFKMVEGDFQVFEGKWGIEQLWHAFEVKARLLYISHLH, encoded by the exons ATGGATTGCTTAACATTTTCGATGACCAAAGTTCATTTCTCCCCATCCAAAACTATTAATTACATACCTGTTTCTCATTTAAATCTCAAATCCCGATCTCTCAATGGACACTTACAGTTTATGCCTGCCCAGTTGTTAAGGTCGAGGAAAGTCAATACAATTTACAGAGCAGTGAAAGATTCTAAGGAAGACCCGAACTCGTACTCAACATTTCAAGGAGACGCGTTGTCCGTTAAGAGTGCTGGGGACGAGGAAGCCTGGATTGAAGATGTGGAGGACATTGAGCTCAGTATTGAAAACAATGGGAAAAACTCAAGGAAGATAAGTGCAAAAATTGAAGTGCAAGCTCCCCTTGATGCAGTGTGGAATATTTTGACAGATTATGAGAAATTGGCTGATTTCATTCCAGGACTTGCTCTCTGTCAGTTACTGGAAAGACGAGAGAATTATGCCAGGCTATATCAG GTTGGACAACAAAACCTCGTATTTGGATTGAAATTCAAGGCCAAAGGCATTATTGAGGTCTATGAGAATGATCTTGAGATCATTCCTACTGGGATATCTCGTGACATAGATTTCAAAATGGTTGAAGGTGATTTTCAAGTTTTTGAAGGGAAATGGGGCATAGAACAA